A segment of the Salminus brasiliensis chromosome 5, fSalBra1.hap2, whole genome shotgun sequence genome:
AAAGAAGCAAAGCCCCAGGGCTGTTGTTAGTGTGTTTAAACAGCTGTACAGCAGCACTACAACTATGCAAGTGTGTGCTGACGCTGAGCAGTTGGACAGCACAGGGCaagtgtgcgcgtgtgtgtgtgaatgagagcAGAGCTCCAAATAACGAGAGAAAGGCGTGTAAGGGCACCTCTCCCCAGCTGAGCCCCATCAATAATGCACGCTCTGTGTTTGCTCAGTGCACGCTGCATTTTAGCACAGCCAGTCAGATTGTTAGGGCTTTGGCACAATACCTGCGGTCTTTAACTGTGAAACCTTTAAAACTGTGAAGTCTTTCTATTTTATGTGGTTATTTGATTCAAACATCAAAATAGAGTTATGAAATAACCTCAATTCATCAAGCAGAAGCCTCTCAGAGTTCACGTAAGGGTTCTTCTGAGCATTGCCATAGAACAACTACTTTGGGTTTCCTTGGGAAACTCAATGGGTTGTTCTCTGCTGCAGTAGTCACTTATTTTTACAGTCATgtagacacttttttttttacagactaTGGAAACTGGTTGACTAAAAAAAAGATGTTGACTACTACAATGGTCATAAGAGCTTAGCCACAAATCACATTAAACCACATGTTCATAGCTGGATTAGCCTTgattttgtggggttttttacCACTACTGTGTTGCATGTTATTTTGAACAGAGATAGTATAAGGGACTCCTTTCAAATGTTGTCATTTCAACAATAGGTAACATACAGCAGAAAAGAAAAATGGCCATTGATACGTTGGACTAACCATCGATAACTGGCCCAGTGCAGTGACTAAAACAGAGGGCAAATCAGATCAAAATTTGGAGCATCCCCTTAACGGCAAGGCTTGTGGAGTGCTCCTGGTCGTCAGTAGTGTTGGTCTAAGGAGGGACAAAGGGCTCATTAATACACGAGGGCAACAAGGACGATCTAGCACGGTCCACTCCAATAGAAGTTACTGTGGTAGAAGTCACAGAAATGTTTAATGATGGTTAAGGGAAGAATGTGTCACAACGCACAGTGCATTGCACCTCACTGCCTGTGTGGCTGTGCAGCTGCTGACTGGTCAGAGTGCTCATGCCAAACCCTGCTCAGTGTTGAAATAGCAAAGTATGGTGTGAGTATTAGAACTGGATCTTGGAGCAATGCACGATTGAGCATCTGTGGGAGCTGCTGCTGCCAGAGACCACtgagcaccttcagaggtcttgtggagtccatgcttcggTGGTTCAGAACACTGTTTTGATTTTACAACAGCAAATTAGGCTATTCTGGCCTGTTAGTGTTGGTATATTAAATtacttgcttttttacttgcgTTCTTGCTTGCTTTCTTCCTTTTTGAACATACCAAAATTTTTATTTGAGCTGCCTCTCTGAACAAAAGCCAGTGAAACAGTTCAAAAtgaccttgtgtgtgtgtgttgttactTTGCCTCCCTGAACATTTTAGGCCCAGAGGGGTTCCAGCCAGTAACTAGGGCATGTCGCAGAGGGGATTTTGGGGTGGGTGAGCGATGCCATAATGCTCACCACCCAATTTGGTTATTTACATGAGCTCAAGAACAGGGACATGTTATTAGGGTTCAACCTTAAAGCAAAAACTTTACATTCTACATTCTGAATATAACACAGTTATTCACCATGCTTTAATAAAACATCCTAATTTACCtaattcacattttttttacttagcCTAAGGCTAGTGTTACATAAGGAGAGCGCTGCGATAGCCTTGCCACGGCCATTATGCATGAGGACCAGTGTGTTCCTATGTTGTACCTTTGTGTACCAGTGTCTGTAATCTCATCAATTGTATTTAAACAGCCCTGCCATGCCCTGGcttttatttaacattaacTGCTCTTGCTGGAACATGAGCTGGCTCGTTCAGTGGCTTCACTCATCTGAGCGGAAATGATGCCAGCTTTTCCTCTCACACGTTGAACAAAGGCAGCTGCTTCACTAACCTCAGCAAAGGCTGCCCTGAGCGATAAAAAGGATGTATATATCTCAGTAAGCAGAAATGCTCTTAATTACCTGAGAACATCTGCACAAGCAATTCTTTATGGAAAATACTCACCAACAGGACTTAAGTCAGTAACACTTAGATTTTAAATGTCACTAAAGCCTAAATAGCATTTAATTGACAGTATCTACATGAATGTAAGAGCACCCGAACACCCCCATCACCAGCCTCCTGCCCCGATTCAAAGTGTCAAACTGAAAATGCATGTGCTTCCATAAAGTGCCGTTGTGCCACTTCCATCCATTAGTGCCTTTCTACCTCAGTGTTGGCATGACATGAGGATATGTCTCATGAGGATAGCTGTTGTGCACAAGGAACTGTAAATGAGGGCTCAATATTCCTTGTTCAGCACCGCCACATAACATCTACTGCTGCATTACCCTCCAGTGCATTAAAGCTGAACTCCCAAGGAATGACACGTACAGACACAAcagaaaaaacagtgaatgCAGTAATAGTAAACATGCACCGGGAGCTTTTTTTTGGTTAGCTTGCAATCGTGTGTCTGATATCTTTAATCAAAAAATCTATTATTAATCCTAATATGGCCAATTTAGGCTGAGATTTTTCGACAGACGGAGGACAAACACAGCCAAGATGAGCTTCTGAGAGTAATCGAATTAGGAGGCTGTCAGGGGGAAACATGCCTTCACTGCACTGACGTTGCGCTGATTGTGTTAGCGTGCTGTGAGGTGTTGACATCCATCTCGCTAATGGCTACACTCAGCGCTTCACAGAGCCATTTTGCCCTgtgcacccccccccacacacacacacacacacacacacacatacacacgtgtcACCCCTATGAACAAGACTTTCAAACTGACAACATGTGTAAGTTTTAGTGATCCGTTTGAGTGGGTGCAAAATTCTCTctcagaaataaaaacaaaagatcTGATGGGATTCTAGCCCAAATCTTCCTTAAGAATTAAAAGCAACACAGTTATGACTGCAAACACACTGCCAGTTAGGCTCAAATGAAAGTCCTTCTGAAGGACATTCATTATAGGTAATTATATAGACTTTAATCAACAAATTCCTGAAATTGAAGTTATataacaaagaaaagaaaagaacctcTAGTTTGGGCCTTCAGAAATGCATAATTAGATTAAATGAGATGAAATTCTAGGGTTTTCATCAGTCCAAGCTCTTTTCCATGCGGCATGCAGTGCACGCAATAAACTCAAGGTAAAAGCCGAATGTGGTTATTAGGACATCTGTGAAATTAACTTGTGCTGCTGATGGTTACATGAGGACATTCCTGCCAGGGGCAAAGAAAGCTTTCGAATGCAGTTAAGGTTTGAAAGAGATTAAGGTCAGCTTGGACACAATCAGCCCCGCTCATCTTTTCCGAGACATCAGAAGATGAGAAGAATCTTTCTGGAATTCTTTATTCTGCTGCCTTGCAGCAGCTCTGAACACCTTACATGGacctttttttacattgttactTTGGTGAGTCAATGTTTTTTTAGCTTATTCCATGAAAAGGTTACTGAAGCCACCAAGGACAAGCTTAAGAATGCAGTATAGCTAACTGAACGGTTTATATAACTGTGCTTTGAAttgaaagagaaaaaggaaGTGAAGGTAAACAGCTAAAGGGAGTTATATCAGCATGTGCTGTAATGTATGTCTATATCCTAAGTGAAAGGAAGGCAAATATTGTCCCTGTCGCGCAATACcctagcatctccaaaatgaccactttacagaaaaataaaaataccatCTTAACTTACAATTGAAGTcaaggagcatttctattggtccatccaccatgtttgacacaatgtgaaggaCAACTCCAAGATTCAAATTGTGTCAAAAACTAGAAAAATGCAAGTAATGATATGCTAAAACCTTGACGAACTTGGCTCATGTGGTTTGCTTTGTACTGTTCCAGGTCACGTTCCATATCCAGCCCTACAAAGGAAGGACTGATCATAGTGTACATGACAACATCAAATACATTGTTGACAGGTTGGTTCAAAATTCTGACTTGACTCTGCCATTTGCTTGTTGCATGGCCTACTTCATGCCTGATGTGAAAACATTACACTGAGGTATGTCTGATGCGAGGCCCATACAAGGCAGATGTCTAATGCAGAGATATCAACCTTGTGTAGGCCTTGCAGCTTAGTGATAGTCCAAGACATGTCTTTCTGCTTTTCACATTTGCAGGATACTGAGGTAAGTGAAACATGTGTCAGATCAAATGCTCTAAAACATTTACAGAGATGTGGGAATTCTTCACTAATGCTTTATTCCAAGCCATGGCGCAAGTGCAGCTCTCATAAATATTCAGCTGTGGATTAATGGCCTTCTACTTTTTTGCTGTTATGTGGAGAAGAAGGTTGTAAAAAATTAAAGGTGTTCTTTCCATATGCATGCAGGTACGGAGATCATGGGGCTTTTTACCGCTTCACTACCAGCAACGGAAAAGCACTGCCTCTTTTCTACATCTACGACTCTTACCTGACACCTCCGGAGGGCTGGGCAGAGCTGCTGACTGCCACTGGTTCACACAGTCTGCGTGGTACCCAGTACGATGGGGTCTTCATTGCCCTCATAGTGGAGGAGCGACACAAACACGACATCCTGGCAGGGGGTTTTGATGGGATGTATACTTACTTTGCTTCCAACGGCTTCTCCTACGGCTCTTCGCATCAAAACTGGAAGGGCATCAAGGTCTTTTGCGATGGTAACAATCTGCTATTTGTTCCCAGCGTAGGGCCCGGCTACATAGACACCAGCATCCGGCCCTGGAACAATCACAACACTCGCAACAGGGTCAACGGCAGATATTATGAAACCGCCTTACAGGCGGCACTGAACGTCCGGCCTGAGATCGTCACCATCACCTCCTTCAACGAGTGGCATGAGGGCACACAGATTGAGAGAGCAGTGCCTAAAAAGACTGTCACACGTTTGTACTTGGACTACCAGCCGCATGAACCCGATCTGTATTTAGAGCTGACTCGAAGATGGGTTGAGCAGTTCAGTAAAGAGAAAGAACAGTGGCTCATGTGAAGTGTGCATTTGTTTGAGGCTGCCTGTCTTGGAGGTAAGACAGTGGCATgtgtgcgtttttttttttttgtgagagACTGATGTATCTACTGAGCATTCTGACTGTAAAGTCAAGGACATTTTATATGGGACAGTCTAAGCTTTTCTGTTGTGACCAGAACCTTATTCTCCTTCATATTTTGGAACAATCAATCACAGACACAATCCAGAATGCAGTGACgcagaaaaaacaaacattggAGAATCCAGGACTCCAGTGTTTGTGCCACCTCTAAGTGTGGAGCAATTAGATAAAGTCTGCAGATGTGGTGGCCTCAATGATATAGGCCTTTACCCAGATGTTGCATAATGCTGTGGTGAATGTAGCTGATATTGACACCCTGTCGTTATAATACCAGCTTGATTTTCTTTCCTAAATTTGAGTCTACACAAATACAACTTTCCCCTCAGtgaatgaattatttaataaatgaatgaataaacaaacGTTCCTATTTCGTAATCATTTGCTCTCGTTACTGAGGTTTGCTTGGGTGGCCTGGTCTGGACAAGTTGGCTGTGGTTTTAAATCTCCTCTGCTTGTAGATAATTGATATCCAATACCATGGAAGTCACCTAACTCCTTCCCAGACTCAAaggcatctacaaccttctttctgaaatccTTAGAGAGCTAGCTTGCTCTAAGCATGATAATACCAGACATGTTTCTCAAACCCAAATTGTTATATACCACTTGTTAAATTACACTCATGCAGCAATAGTTTGGGAAATTATGTACCCCTACTTATTAATACAAATATCTAATCAGCCAGTAACGTGGCAGCTGTGCAATGTCTAAAACCATGCAAATACAGTCCAGgggcttcaggtaatgttcacatcaaccatcagaatggaggAAAGAATGTGATTTTGAGCATGACTTGCTTGTTGGTGCCAgaagaactgctgatctccatCATCTCAGCCACTtaattaaaaccacctccttcgttctacactcactgtccattttatcagctcaaCTCACCATATAGGGGCACTCTATAGTTCTAATATTACAGACTATATTTcatttgtttctctgcatagtttcttagcctcctttcacaCTGGTCTTCAAGTGGTCATGGACCACTttacaggaccaccacagagcaggtgggtcattctctctcagcactgcagtgacactgacatgggtGGATCAGAcaaagcagtgctgctggagtttttaaacacctcacagctggactgagaatagccCACCTACTAAAATGATCCAGCCAACAGCCTACTGTGGGTAGCATTCTGAAACCACTGATGAAAGACCAACATAAACTGcacagcaacagatgagcttttgGGTAGCTTTTATAACCAAAACAATGCTCAAGCAAACCAGTTAATCCAGATAATGAACTGAACACATGCTTTCTGAGCAGACACTTCAGCTTGCCTGAAGGTAACTTAGACAATTTAGAGAAGAGTTTTAAATACAAGCCAGTTCATTTAGCAAACAAATAATCCAAAATCCATCACACAAACATGATGGTACACAGAAAATGCATAGaggaataaaacattttattgtttaattatttacataCAATCATTAAGACGAAAATCCTCtgatgacaaaaaaaatcataatctGCAACAGGTTCAAAACCATTTTCAATTTCTGCTGTGCGTATTCATATGAAAGAAAAATCTTTCTGGTCCTCAATGCAACATAGTACAACAACTGCACTACCAACATTAAGTCCATAAGCTCTTCCATGGAGTACAGTACATAAAAATGTCAATAAATAcagttcaaataaaaaataaatctaaataataatgtatatgGAACAACCAAAACATCCCGATATCCAGCAAAACACAAAATTCCCAGGCTTTATTATTAACTGTAGgtggtgggaaaaaaaaaaacacccgtTTGCAGACAGCCCCAAAGCCAGACAAGTATGAATTCCAAAAAAGAAATATTCTCATCTAAGAGAACAATTCCATTTCCTGAGATATTCAAGCTTGCTTATCATTGCCTTTTCAGTCCAATCGATTTTAATCCAGCTGGCCGTGTCAAACACAGAAAGTGGATGTATGCTTTAGCTGGAGGGAAGCAGTGAACTACAAACTCATTAACTACCAGGATCCTCCAATAATCCATATTTGCTCTCGAGTGCCGCGACTGTAGCAGAAAAAGCACTAggggaaaaaaatgtaataaaaaaagtttctaAACAAACTAAAGTCAATATGCCACATTtaatttgtaatatttaatCAATTCATTTTTTACAGTAGTAGCAATAATACGAGTCACAGGTAtaaaggagttcagtaacatcAGAAAATCTTCTCAACATAAAATTGACAACCTATAAATtgctttatttagattttcaagCTAATGTAGTGTTCACTGATTTTCTTATAAAAGAATACTTACCAGCCAGGTCTTATTATACGGTATCTGCCAGGAACAGAGAGGTCTACGACTGTTGAGCCCAGTCGACTTTGGTCTTCAATTGGGCCACCGTCCACAACAACAGCCAGTTTTGGCCAGAGATCTTCAAACTCCTAGAATTGAAGCACAGAAATAAAGAGTCAGTGAAAGCATATTTGAGCATGGTTCTATTGAGATGGTATAAACAGAAGGCTGAAACATCTGTACTCACATTAACAGCAACAGTGCTGGCTTGTGTACTAACATTAGCGCTGGTTAAAGCAAGTGGCTCAGCACACACCTGACACAAGCGCCTCATGAAGGGATGGTCTGGGATGCGAACTCCTACAAGCTAcaggtcaaacacacacaaagacatacATAAGAATCAGTTCAAAGAAACAGGTAACAGCTTTGCTCGACAGCAAAATAAAGTCAGCTACTCACCTTAGTAAATGGATTGAGGTCTGCATTAAGTGTGTCCGACCTTTCAAGGACCAGCGTTACCGGACCAGGAAGAAGATCTTCAAGAAGCCCTTCTTTTACAACCACTTTGCAGTATCTGTGCACAATATGATGTGTGTTTACAATGTAGCAGCACCAACATTACATGGTATCTGTATTAAAATTGCAGAAAACCCACTTATATATGTCTTGTATTTCTCCCACACAAATGGCCAAAGGCTTATTGCCATTTCTCCCTTTGATATCATACACCCTCTTGATGGCTTCTGAATTTTGAGCCAAGCAGGCCAGACCGTATATTGTGTCAGTGGGAACAGCCACGACCTGTCCATCTTTCAAAGCCTGTACTGTTGAGTTTAGGATATGTACTCCGTCTGTATTTCAggggaaggggaaaaaaaaaaacaaaaaaaaaacatttcagaaCAAATCTAGCACAGACAACGATAACTCCAGAGATGCAATACATAACGTAATTGTCACAAAAATTAACACTGTTTATTCACTAAATACGGCAGAGATAAACAGAGTAATTAGAGAGTAATTAGTCAAGCAAAATATTACATAATGTCATGCACAAGACACTCCAGGTTGGTTCAGTCactccaaataaaataaataccagTTAACATCTCCATACAAATACTGATACTTTCATACACAACAATACTGATGAATCAAAGTACTGATGAATCAAAGTACTGTAAATCCCGgtctctctctccagggtgtGTAGATGATGCTGCTTTCTCCCAGGATAAAATGGGGAAAACCcccaacattaaaaaaacattaaggaTGACATCCATTTACTGTACAACTAAACTATAATTTCACATCAATAAAAAAGGACAAACTAGAAATTTATtgacatataatacatattaaatTAATGCAATAATCCCCATACAGCCCtgctaaaacaaacacacaacagtATCCAGCAGTCCAGCACATGGACTGGTCACCAGTTTTGAATTTAGGACAGCAGGGAATTCATGCTGTCCTACTGTGCTTTTTCAAGATTTTTTCTTTTGaggattttctcttttttatgctATAAAAACTAAACTGTCTAATGTACCAGTTTATTTCCCTTAACATATGCATCATCCTGTACAGACTAAACACCACAGGAgattttccccactgtatctgAGATTCCTCCTGCTCCAAATGATCTGAAGAGCATCCact
Coding sequences within it:
- the yrdc gene encoding threonylcarbamoyl-AMP synthase isoform X2, translated to MKTTVLRLFQQPSNGPLSQPADKPDGVHILNSTVQALKDGQVVAVPTDTIYGLACLAQNSEAIKRVYDIKGRNGNKPLAICVGEIQDIYKYCKVVVKEGLLEDLLPGPVTLVLERSDTLNADLNPFTKLVGVRIPDHPFMRRLCQVCAEPLALTSANVSTQASTVAVNEFEDLWPKLAVVVDGGPIEDQSRLGSTVVDLSVPGRYRIIRPGCAFSATVAALESKYGLLEDPGS
- the LOC140555548 gene encoding glycoprotein endo-alpha-1,2-mannosidase-like protein — encoded protein: MARLRRRACVALFLFTLFVLATLMGLRTLKPTDGFSAQASGADVRPALGEKVDRRSVSSDVQPSSPGQAHNAKVAGSNSSPDKGISYDVHIFYHMWYGTPQLDERYLHWDHILVPHWDPKIAASYPRGRHLPPEDIASSFYPELGPYSSRDPEVLESHMEQIGATAAGVLVVSWYPPGLADDHGEPTEDLVPSILDAAIRHGLKVTFHIQPYKGRTDHSVHDNIKYIVDRYGDHGAFYRFTTSNGKALPLFYIYDSYLTPPEGWAELLTATGSHSLRGTQYDGVFIALIVEERHKHDILAGGFDGMYTYFASNGFSYGSSHQNWKGIKVFCDGNNLLFVPSVGPGYIDTSIRPWNNHNTRNRVNGRYYETALQAALNVRPEIVTITSFNEWHEGTQIERAVPKKTVTRLYLDYQPHEPDLYLELTRRWVEQFSKEKEQWLM
- the yrdc gene encoding threonylcarbamoyl-AMP synthase isoform X1, whose translation is MGFSVFVRTLILSSHTCLHSAGGIRANCKEMKTTVLRLFQQPSNGPLSQPADKPDGVHILNSTVQALKDGQVVAVPTDTIYGLACLAQNSEAIKRVYDIKGRNGNKPLAICVGEIQDIYKYCKVVVKEGLLEDLLPGPVTLVLERSDTLNADLNPFTKLVGVRIPDHPFMRRLCQVCAEPLALTSANVSTQASTVAVNEFEDLWPKLAVVVDGGPIEDQSRLGSTVVDLSVPGRYRIIRPGCAFSATVAALESKYGLLEDPGS